The Acidimicrobiia bacterium genome contains the following window.
ACAGGCTAGTGGGTTTACCGGTCTCGCCCGACCTCACCTAGCCTGGTCCGATGCCTACTGCTCGAGTTCTTGGACTTGTCACAACAGTCATCATGCTGGTTTCTCTCGGGGTGTCCGTCGCCACTGGCCACCTCACCACCGAAGGGAGCCTGATCCTCGGGTTGGCCTGGGGTCGGATGAGCCTGGTCGACCTCTATGTCGGAGCGGCCCTGGTCGGGGCATGGATTGCCCATCGAGAGCAATCAAGGATCCGCATATTGGCCTGGTGGGCAGGCCTTATCATCTTTGGACACCTCGCCTCGGCCATCTACGTCGTTGTAGCCGCCAGATCGCCCGACCGCGAGACCTTCTGGTCGGGCTCGAACCCCTCGAGAGAC
Protein-coding sequences here:
- a CDS encoding DUF1475 family protein, yielding MPTARVLGLVTTVIMLVSLGVSVATGHLTTEGSLILGLAWGRMSLVDLYVGAALVGAWIAHREQSRIRILAWWAGLIIFGHLASAIYVVVAARSPDRETFWSGSNPSRDRSEAR